A single window of Sulfurovum riftiae DNA harbors:
- a CDS encoding mechanosensitive ion channel family protein: MNKILKLCFITVLLHQLQAADLNTSLILADKTVYSALLEKVEKRDPKSGEVLLQKALLNSLVSLPDSQAKKRKTFTQPKDPKEVKSLLSGWFDILSEKEKLESQKEMLLDKMATLKSQINSSMSQDPSLLTYQLQYAFYAKNKRSLEKQIEMFEQEAEQIETLLHQLPKTLRIQEKSLGEARKKLLDYYSLQEKKLKTLQIEKERLKLLGDEAQLDAFGKNASKEQQIYANISKELVAIDFLLFCDALQKKDQKALDWEQKILKQRQDSSGKPELIKLLKDMEREYLGIMNTLGGTTVQGVKYTVDSVWKLLKHPLFEINNTPVNIMNMFIVLVIFILGFLIGGFFKRIIQKAREDDSEFTVSSRILLANTIYYLIIFIAFFTSMKVLGINLSSLAIVAGALSVGIGFGLKNIVSNFVSGIILMLERSIKIGDYIELDENLRGHVTDISMRSTTISTNANIDVIIPNQNFIQNNVINWTMNDNIKRFEIPFGVKYGTKPQKVIDAVLKAVKESGFKDIYHTKTRFTRVVMTEMGESSVNFELFVWVKGKEILYPKRTTSRFLILIYDALYANDIEIPFPQRDLHIRSVDAEITFPVALDKASTDKEVLKKN, encoded by the coding sequence TTGAATAAAATATTGAAGCTGTGTTTCATCACTGTTCTTTTGCATCAGTTGCAAGCTGCCGATCTTAACACTTCGCTCATTCTGGCAGACAAAACTGTCTATTCGGCATTGCTGGAAAAGGTCGAAAAGAGAGATCCGAAGAGTGGCGAGGTGCTGTTGCAGAAAGCCCTGCTCAACAGTCTTGTTTCCCTGCCGGACAGTCAGGCAAAGAAGCGTAAAACATTCACCCAGCCAAAAGATCCAAAAGAGGTAAAGTCATTACTGTCAGGATGGTTCGATATTCTCTCGGAAAAAGAGAAGCTGGAATCACAGAAAGAGATGCTTTTGGATAAAATGGCAACACTTAAAAGCCAGATAAACAGCAGTATGTCCCAGGACCCTTCGCTGCTGACCTATCAGCTGCAATATGCTTTTTATGCCAAAAACAAAAGATCTTTAGAGAAGCAGATAGAGATGTTTGAACAAGAGGCAGAACAGATAGAGACTCTGCTTCACCAATTGCCAAAAACACTCCGAATACAGGAAAAATCTTTAGGAGAGGCACGTAAAAAACTTCTGGACTATTATTCTCTCCAGGAAAAGAAACTTAAAACATTGCAGATCGAAAAAGAACGCTTGAAGCTGCTGGGTGATGAGGCACAGCTTGATGCATTTGGCAAGAATGCATCCAAAGAACAGCAGATCTATGCAAATATTTCCAAAGAGCTTGTAGCGATAGATTTTCTCCTGTTTTGCGATGCCCTGCAGAAAAAGGATCAAAAAGCGCTTGACTGGGAACAGAAGATCCTGAAACAAAGGCAGGATAGTTCAGGGAAACCGGAACTGATCAAACTCCTCAAGGATATGGAAAGAGAATATCTGGGGATCATGAACACACTTGGCGGCACGACGGTACAGGGGGTCAAGTATACTGTCGATTCCGTCTGGAAACTGCTCAAACATCCTCTCTTCGAAATCAATAATACTCCTGTAAATATTATGAATATGTTCATCGTTCTGGTCATTTTTATTTTGGGGTTTCTGATCGGTGGCTTCTTTAAGCGCATCATCCAGAAGGCCCGGGAGGATGACAGTGAATTCACTGTCTCTTCGAGAATATTACTGGCCAATACCATTTATTATCTCATTATTTTTATAGCGTTCTTCACTTCCATGAAAGTGCTGGGTATTAATCTCTCCTCTCTGGCGATCGTTGCCGGAGCACTTTCCGTGGGTATCGGTTTCGGGTTGAAGAATATCGTTTCCAATTTTGTATCGGGGATCATTCTGATGCTTGAGCGCAGTATCAAGATCGGTGACTACATAGAACTCGATGAGAACCTCAGGGGCCATGTGACCGATATCAGCATGCGCTCTACGACCATCAGTACCAATGCCAACATTGATGTCATCATTCCCAATCAGAATTTTATTCAGAACAATGTGATCAACTGGACGATGAATGACAATATCAAACGTTTCGAGATCCCCTTCGGGGTCAAATACGGTACCAAACCGCAGAAGGTCATCGATGCTGTCCTCAAAGCGGTCAAAGAGAGCGGATTCAAAGACATTTACCATACAAAAACGCGTTTTACACGCGTGGTCATGACCGAAATGGGAGAGAGCAGTGTCAATTTCGAGCTCTTTGTATGGGTCAAAGGAAAAGAGATTCTCTATCCGAAGCGGACGACCTCCCGTTTTCTGATACTGATCTATGATGCTCTCTATGCAAATGACATCGAGATCCCGTTCCCTCAGAGAGATCTGCATATACGCAGTGTTGATGCAGAGATTACATTCCCTGTAGCGCTTGACAAAGCATCGACCGACAAAGAAGTGTTGAAAAAGAATTAA
- a CDS encoding phosphatase PAP2 family protein has protein sequence MRMKKKAFLQKNGWLLFFNLTGGLLFILMLVNVMTDGPMLRVDKWVSMYMSGVQREMWIKAVTFVTDLNGVVASTLLFAGISMFFWYKKRYQDLRFFLLSFVGSTLLFNLFKFTLQRARPDEKLFDLVTYSFPSGHTTMATVLALSLYFIFRKKVSDGLPRVLLLLASILWPVTIAFTRVYLNVHWSSDVIAGLGLGLFWVTLVFMFYPPMEDDRIR, from the coding sequence ATGAGAATGAAGAAAAAAGCGTTTCTGCAAAAAAATGGTTGGCTTCTGTTTTTCAATCTGACGGGAGGACTCCTTTTTATTCTGATGCTTGTGAATGTCATGACCGACGGTCCAATGCTTCGCGTTGACAAATGGGTCAGTATGTATATGTCGGGTGTGCAGAGGGAAATGTGGATAAAGGCGGTCACCTTTGTGACCGACCTGAACGGTGTGGTAGCCAGTACCCTTCTGTTTGCGGGGATCAGTATGTTCTTCTGGTATAAAAAGCGGTATCAGGACCTTCGTTTCTTTCTTCTCTCGTTTGTCGGGAGCACACTGCTCTTCAATCTGTTCAAATTCACACTTCAGCGTGCCCGTCCCGATGAGAAGCTCTTCGATCTTGTGACCTATTCGTTCCCCTCGGGGCATACGACCATGGCGACGGTGCTGGCCCTGTCGCTTTATTTTATTTTTCGAAAAAAGGTCAGTGACGGCCTCCCCCGGGTGCTGCTTCTTCTGGCCAGCATACTTTGGCCCGTGACGATAGCTTTTACCAGGGTCTATCTGAACGTGCACTGGAGCAGTGACGTCATTGCCGGCCTGGGATTGGGGCTTTTCTGGGTTACACTGGTCTTTATGTTCTATCCTCCAATGGAGGATGACAGAATACGTTAG
- a CDS encoding ABC transporter permease, with amino-acid sequence MRIFLTIVAKELISFLRSWGLLAVVLYSFTLDVYIAGAGMQIKPRNVAIGYVDETGGGVSQKILTRLHGPEFVAPQRFLSQQALSDAIFNKKILVGIVFDEAFEKHYREGKEAVMNVLLDATAASQSFTTLGYLQNIVMDFNSVDFPVALKAHKLFNENADNHTFMALSEMLSVITMLSILLPAMVFVKEKEEGTWDIMMLMPIDPRLTILAKSFSQVIIVLLGTIICVGFVLFGSFNMPMNGSFWAFFLLTFFYIFTSAGIGLFVAAVSKSILQVAQLSMIIMMPLIFLSGAWTPIHAMHPVLEKLSLISPLRYYIEGCESIFYRGTAFADLWPYFAGVLLLGSVLYWYGFRKIGKLF; translated from the coding sequence ATGCGTATCTTTCTGACGATTGTTGCAAAGGAACTGATCAGCTTTCTGCGTTCATGGGGATTGCTTGCCGTAGTGCTCTACTCTTTCACGCTGGATGTCTATATTGCAGGGGCGGGGATGCAGATCAAACCCAGAAATGTCGCCATTGGCTATGTGGATGAGACAGGAGGAGGGGTCAGCCAGAAGATACTTACCCGCCTGCATGGGCCTGAATTCGTCGCGCCACAGCGTTTTCTTTCCCAGCAGGCACTCAGCGATGCGATCTTCAACAAAAAGATTCTGGTAGGGATCGTTTTTGATGAGGCGTTTGAGAAGCATTACAGAGAGGGAAAAGAAGCGGTCATGAACGTTCTTCTGGATGCCACGGCCGCTTCGCAGAGTTTCACGACACTGGGGTATCTTCAGAATATCGTTATGGATTTCAACAGCGTGGACTTCCCTGTGGCGCTCAAAGCGCACAAGCTCTTCAACGAGAATGCGGACAACCATACGTTCATGGCACTCAGCGAGATGCTCTCGGTGATCACGATGCTCTCCATCCTGCTGCCGGCAATGGTATTCGTCAAAGAGAAGGAGGAGGGGACATGGGATATCATGATGCTGATGCCTATCGATCCGCGCCTGACCATTCTTGCCAAAAGTTTTTCACAGGTGATCATTGTGCTGCTGGGTACCATCATCTGTGTAGGCTTCGTGCTTTTCGGCAGTTTCAATATGCCGATGAACGGTTCGTTCTGGGCTTTTTTCCTTCTAACGTTCTTTTATATCTTTACAAGTGCGGGTATCGGACTGTTCGTAGCAGCGGTCTCCAAGAGTATTCTTCAGGTGGCACAGCTCTCCATGATCATCATGATGCCGCTGATCTTCCTCAGCGGTGCCTGGACACCGATACACGCGATGCATCCGGTACTCGAAAAGCTCTCACTGATCTCTCCGCTGCGTTACTATATCGAGGGGTGTGAGAGTATCTTCTACCGGGGTACGGCATTTGCAGATCTCTGGCCCTATTTTGCCGGCGTACTTCTTTTGGGAAGTGTACTCTACTGGTACGGTTTCAGAAAGATAGGGAAATTGTTTTAA
- a CDS encoding YcxB family protein: MNTFKPINIFYTWDRDNFEKAFSRSYTHQFKNSARRYVGWFFIAMAQFGVVAALKGGSIGLLMLATILILYWYVVKKWLVYQRAVRAYENSPLKNSKIELQITQEGVKQDDTFIPWQDIQGLVPIEDDILLYYKEKAFYIPSNAFGSIEEKSALQSLAKEKGRLFHV; encoded by the coding sequence ATGAACACATTTAAACCTATCAATATATTCTACACCTGGGACAGAGACAATTTTGAAAAAGCATTTTCAAGATCTTATACCCATCAGTTTAAAAATTCAGCCAGAAGATATGTAGGGTGGTTTTTTATCGCTATGGCACAGTTCGGTGTTGTGGCTGCACTCAAAGGTGGTTCCATCGGACTTTTAATGCTGGCAACGATTTTGATACTCTACTGGTATGTCGTCAAAAAGTGGCTGGTGTATCAAAGAGCCGTGAGAGCGTATGAAAACTCACCTTTGAAAAATAGCAAGATAGAACTTCAAATAACCCAAGAAGGTGTCAAACAGGACGATACATTCATCCCATGGCAGGATATTCAGGGGCTTGTACCCATAGAAGATGATATACTGCTTTACTATAAAGAAAAAGCTTTTTATATCCCCTCAAATGCCTTTGGTTCTATTGAAGAAAAGAGTGCACTGCAAAGCTTGGCAAAAGAGAAAGGTAGGCTGTTCCATGTTTAA
- a CDS encoding DUF898 domain-containing protein, producing the protein MMNEILHVGLYDLVLQDVQKVVGKEKPTKEELEEALEKEPQILRDYMQTNVEYNLSNIHLKNIDLERVDASVKEKAEKINHNLETMREIEKYTLDFEHSSTLVLIFSLEFFVLFSVQYFIVLLDLGEWQWWIYAFFSLSIVAAWWYAKKQQKKYQVNNARYKALYEETLALIDSLEKEGYIKKEDLYIEESDEHI; encoded by the coding sequence ATGATGAATGAGATTCTGCATGTGGGTCTTTATGATCTGGTACTTCAAGATGTGCAAAAAGTGGTAGGCAAAGAGAAACCGACAAAAGAGGAGTTGGAGGAAGCTTTGGAAAAAGAGCCTCAGATCCTTCGAGACTACATGCAGACCAATGTCGAGTACAATTTAAGCAATATCCATCTGAAAAATATAGATCTTGAGCGTGTGGATGCCTCAGTCAAAGAGAAGGCAGAAAAAATAAATCATAATTTAGAGACCATGAGAGAAATAGAGAAATACACGCTTGATTTTGAGCACAGTTCTACCCTTGTACTTATATTTTCTCTAGAGTTTTTTGTCCTCTTCTCTGTGCAGTATTTTATCGTCTTGCTTGACCTGGGTGAGTGGCAATGGTGGATCTATGCATTTTTCTCGCTCTCTATTGTGGCTGCCTGGTGGTATGCCAAAAAACAGCAAAAAAAGTATCAGGTGAACAATGCCAGGTACAAAGCACTCTATGAAGAGACTTTAGCGCTCATCGATTCGTTGGAAAAAGAGGGATATATAAAGAAAGAAGATCTTTATATAGAGGAATCAGATGAACACATTTAA
- the cobA gene encoding uroporphyrinogen-III C-methyltransferase has translation MGKVYLTGAGPGDIDLLTVKALRVVQLADVVIYDRLANPDILLHAKEGCEFIYVGKEDSHHTLPQEEINEVIYQAALKYHHVVRLKGGDPFVFGRGGEEGIYLRERGIDFEFIPGITSAIAVPEYAGIPVTHRGITVSFRVVTGHESKNKDHSQIPWENYKSDDTIIFLMGLHRLHYICKKLIEIGKPKEYPVAVISRGTTPDEKTVVGTLETIYDLAKDLPTPALIVVGEVVKLREQLSWFEQE, from the coding sequence ATGGGTAAAGTCTATTTAACAGGGGCAGGGCCCGGAGATATCGACCTTTTGACGGTCAAAGCACTGCGTGTGGTACAGTTGGCAGATGTGGTCATCTATGATCGTCTTGCCAATCCGGATATTTTGCTCCATGCCAAAGAGGGATGTGAGTTCATTTATGTGGGGAAAGAGGACTCTCATCATACTCTGCCTCAGGAAGAGATCAACGAAGTGATCTACCAGGCGGCACTCAAGTATCATCATGTTGTCCGTCTCAAGGGGGGTGACCCTTTTGTCTTCGGACGCGGGGGAGAAGAGGGAATCTACCTTAGAGAGCGCGGGATCGACTTTGAGTTCATTCCCGGGATCACCTCGGCGATCGCCGTACCTGAATATGCAGGTATACCGGTTACACACCGTGGTATTACCGTTTCATTCAGGGTTGTGACAGGCCATGAGTCCAAGAACAAAGACCACTCCCAGATCCCATGGGAGAACTATAAAAGTGATGATACAATCATCTTCCTGATGGGGCTGCACCGTCTCCACTATATCTGTAAGAAACTCATCGAGATAGGCAAGCCAAAAGAGTATCCTGTTGCGGTTATCAGCAGGGGTACGACACCCGATGAGAAAACAGTGGTCGGAACCCTTGAGACTATTTACGATCTGGCAAAAGATCTTCCTACCCCGGCACTGATCGTAGTGGGTGAAGTGGTCAAGCTGAGAGAGCAGCTTAGCTGGTTTGAACAGGAATAA
- a CDS encoding multiheme c-type cytochrome, with the protein MRSIKILSLMLLLTLFAQATLENTTCKKCHPVIFQEYQNSMHAKASVFKDPVHKAVWDKHPAKQKNNYKCAKCHTPSDHALMEGKSKLSDNAIQKSEPISCQQCHKIQSIEKHAKANKNIMSTKEKYFFSANKARKGEKVVFKEEKSLFGLMTKTTGSPYHDIDYSNENFYNGDMCMGCHAHKQNGKGFVVCDLEVKQKNSKETCISCHMPKMKGSLANQKESSTHAFHGVSMHNGTPETLSRYVKLSLEKTANGFTVAIKNEATHTLFPQPLRLNQLRVEIERDGKTTTLPAHNFVRVIGTDGKPSMPWLATEVLKDTTIKAHEARKINFDMRLKKGDVVTVRFGYYIANPKAAKKLDIEQKSATEFTVLTKKRFKI; encoded by the coding sequence ATGAGATCCATAAAAATACTTTCCCTGATGCTGCTGCTGACACTTTTTGCCCAGGCGACGCTGGAGAACACTACCTGTAAAAAGTGCCACCCGGTGATCTTTCAGGAGTACCAGAACTCCATGCATGCCAAGGCTTCCGTTTTCAAAGACCCTGTCCATAAGGCAGTATGGGACAAGCACCCTGCAAAACAGAAGAACAATTACAAATGTGCCAAATGCCATACCCCATCAGACCATGCCCTGATGGAAGGGAAAAGCAAACTGTCTGACAATGCCATACAGAAAAGTGAGCCTATCTCCTGCCAGCAGTGTCACAAAATACAGAGTATAGAGAAACATGCCAAAGCCAACAAGAACATCATGAGTACGAAAGAGAAATATTTTTTCTCTGCCAATAAAGCGAGAAAAGGCGAAAAGGTCGTCTTCAAAGAAGAGAAAAGCCTCTTTGGACTCATGACGAAGACAACGGGGTCACCTTACCATGATATTGACTACAGTAATGAGAACTTCTATAATGGAGATATGTGTATGGGCTGCCATGCCCACAAACAGAATGGTAAAGGGTTTGTCGTGTGTGACCTTGAGGTCAAGCAGAAAAATTCGAAAGAGACCTGCATCTCCTGTCATATGCCCAAGATGAAAGGCTCGCTTGCCAACCAGAAAGAGAGCAGCACCCATGCCTTCCATGGCGTCAGTATGCATAACGGTACACCGGAAACACTCTCCAGATATGTAAAACTTTCACTTGAAAAAACAGCCAACGGATTTACGGTCGCCATTAAGAATGAAGCGACGCATACCCTTTTCCCCCAGCCTCTCAGACTCAATCAGCTCAGAGTGGAGATAGAGAGAGACGGCAAGACCACAACCCTGCCTGCTCATAATTTCGTACGTGTCATCGGAACTGACGGGAAACCTTCCATGCCGTGGTTGGCAACGGAAGTACTGAAAGACACGACTATCAAGGCACATGAAGCACGTAAGATCAATTTTGATATGAGACTGAAAAAAGGGGATGTAGTCACTGTCAGGTTCGGATACTATATCGCCAACCCCAAGGCCGCAAAGAAACTGGATATTGAGCAGAAAAGTGCGACGGAGTTCACCGTTCTGACCAAGAAAAGATTCAAGATCTAA
- a CDS encoding cbb3-type cytochrome c oxidase subunit I — protein MSFKMNLMEGTNFNASSLTALQKVTLRAVVMSFLFYGLAAIEGTLMRVALVNPSIPPIHGAPEHFFSIMTVHPIIGIFGSTYQLVFAAFMFLIPFLTKKPLYSVGLANFVWIMITIGSALAWIAAFIWSYAPLYTLYWPLPADTAQFNVIGGIVFIIGVALIMIGTLGFIYNIYATIFAKVGVHANKTTKELLISGFGIDGMLNLVHKLTGKPPYSKEPALSLPVVAIFRGTVDTFLDALVILGAGILVLVYLLADVSGASWDVHAVDALLYKNFFWWGLDLVADGLVLIYVAGSWYLLATLITGQKLFMENVARAALLLELFVSWMVWSHHLLADQGQPEMMKLISGEMVTMFELLTQGLALFITLMTLWKARPLKMTMELKYLLAGLLGFGLAVPAAIIQADMGMNRILHNTQWIIGAHVHVALLTGLYMTLYSVVYVLWPLLTNNTKLFSMKFANAHFYLHLIGSVGMGAFMGMAGLEGMLRRHFYMDGEYQTFMILAAIAAIMMVVAWVIFMANIIMSVGLKGLVGIFLPASDDTATFGIDPQPSVVVSQKK, from the coding sequence ATGAGTTTCAAAATGAACTTAATGGAAGGAACAAATTTTAATGCATCATCATTGACTGCACTGCAAAAAGTAACGCTTCGTGCAGTTGTGATGTCATTTTTGTTTTACGGTTTGGCAGCAATAGAGGGAACATTGATGAGAGTTGCTTTGGTCAATCCAAGCATACCACCTATACATGGTGCACCTGAACACTTTTTCTCTATCATGACCGTACACCCGATCATCGGTATATTCGGATCGACCTATCAGCTGGTGTTTGCTGCATTTATGTTTTTGATACCGTTTCTAACCAAAAAGCCTCTCTACAGTGTGGGCCTGGCGAACTTCGTATGGATAATGATCACCATCGGTTCTGCATTGGCCTGGATCGCTGCATTTATCTGGAGTTATGCACCGCTGTATACACTCTACTGGCCGCTTCCTGCAGATACTGCACAGTTCAATGTTATCGGAGGTATCGTCTTTATCATCGGTGTTGCACTGATCATGATTGGAACACTCGGGTTTATCTATAACATTTATGCGACGATCTTTGCAAAAGTAGGGGTACATGCCAACAAGACGACCAAAGAGCTTCTTATCTCCGGTTTTGGTATTGACGGCATGTTGAACCTTGTGCATAAATTGACAGGAAAACCGCCTTATTCGAAAGAGCCGGCATTGTCACTTCCTGTGGTTGCGATATTTAGAGGAACAGTCGATACATTCCTGGATGCATTGGTAATTTTGGGTGCCGGTATCCTTGTACTGGTCTATCTGCTTGCTGATGTCAGTGGCGCCAGTTGGGATGTCCATGCGGTAGATGCACTTTTGTATAAAAACTTCTTCTGGTGGGGGCTTGACCTCGTTGCTGACGGATTGGTACTTATCTATGTAGCAGGTTCGTGGTATCTGTTGGCTACACTGATCACAGGTCAGAAACTCTTTATGGAAAACGTGGCGCGTGCGGCACTTCTCCTGGAGCTTTTTGTTTCGTGGATGGTCTGGTCTCACCACCTTCTGGCAGACCAGGGTCAGCCTGAAATGATGAAGCTGATCTCCGGAGAGATGGTTACCATGTTTGAACTTCTTACACAGGGATTGGCGCTCTTCATTACACTGATGACACTCTGGAAAGCAAGACCGCTTAAAATGACAATGGAGTTAAAGTACCTCCTTGCCGGTCTCTTAGGATTCGGGTTGGCAGTACCTGCGGCGATCATTCAGGCAGATATGGGTATGAACAGAATTCTGCACAATACACAGTGGATCATCGGGGCGCATGTGCATGTGGCATTGTTGACCGGACTGTATATGACACTTTACTCTGTGGTCTATGTACTCTGGCCACTCTTGACAAACAATACAAAGCTCTTTTCAATGAAGTTTGCCAACGCACACTTCTATCTGCACTTGATCGGAAGTGTCGGTATGGGTGCCTTTATGGGTATGGCAGGACTTGAGGGAATGCTTAGACGCCACTTCTATATGGACGGAGAGTATCAGACCTTTATGATACTGGCGGCTATTGCTGCGATCATGATGGTAGTGGCATGGGTGATCTTTATGGCAAATATTATTATGTCAGTCGGACTTAAAGGCTTGGTCGGTATTTTCCTTCCGGCATCGGATGATACAGCGACATTCGGTATAGATCCTCAGCCTTCAGTTGTGGTATCACAGAAAAAATAA
- a CDS encoding radical SAM/SPASM domain-containing protein, giving the protein MFRLSNLLKSVTAGKPARVLDGSIAIWNFTNRCNLSCLHCYSKADLDAVDTLTTENIMETLPKLKANGVKFLIFSGGEPLTRKDLFDIAARCKELGIVTYLSTNGLYVKQSNAEKILDTFDYIGISIDGSPEVHDAFRGLKGSFVESMKAVDLLNSFGKTKVGIRFTITKDTYDDLQFIFELAEKHDIPKIYISHLVYSGRGLENLEMDLTKEQRITAVNYILDKAFEYHESGRDIEIVTGNMEMDAILFYDRFEKKYPEYAEEMKRRLIEWGGNSAGRKLLNIDSEGFVKPDPFFPVKIGNILNQDFSDIWTNEPTELLQKLRVHPRELSGKCGECRYINICNGGSRSRAYAIYGDMWAEDPSCYLTEDQIAIED; this is encoded by the coding sequence ATGTTCAGACTGTCCAACCTACTCAAATCTGTCACGGCAGGAAAACCCGCAAGGGTCCTTGACGGCAGTATCGCTATCTGGAATTTTACCAACCGCTGTAACCTGAGCTGCCTGCACTGCTACTCCAAGGCAGACCTCGATGCGGTCGATACCCTGACGACAGAGAACATCATGGAGACACTGCCGAAGCTAAAGGCCAACGGTGTGAAATTCCTTATCTTTTCAGGAGGGGAACCGCTGACACGAAAAGACCTTTTTGATATTGCGGCACGCTGCAAAGAACTGGGCATCGTCACCTACCTCTCCACTAACGGACTCTATGTCAAGCAGAGCAATGCCGAGAAGATACTCGATACCTTTGACTATATCGGTATCAGTATAGACGGGAGTCCTGAAGTACATGATGCTTTCAGGGGTCTCAAGGGTTCGTTCGTCGAGTCGATGAAAGCGGTCGATCTGCTTAACAGTTTCGGAAAGACCAAAGTGGGTATCCGTTTTACCATTACCAAAGACACCTATGATGACCTGCAGTTCATCTTTGAGCTGGCGGAGAAACATGATATCCCGAAAATTTATATCTCCCACCTGGTCTATTCAGGAAGAGGACTTGAAAACCTGGAGATGGACCTGACCAAAGAGCAGCGTATCACTGCGGTCAACTACATTCTTGACAAAGCTTTCGAATACCATGAAAGCGGCAGGGATATCGAGATCGTTACGGGCAACATGGAGATGGATGCCATTCTCTTCTACGACAGGTTCGAAAAGAAGTACCCGGAGTATGCTGAAGAGATGAAGCGCAGGCTCATCGAGTGGGGCGGAAATTCTGCAGGACGAAAACTGCTGAACATCGACTCGGAAGGTTTTGTCAAGCCTGATCCGTTCTTCCCTGTGAAGATAGGCAATATACTTAACCAGGATTTTTCCGATATCTGGACGAACGAGCCGACCGAGCTGCTGCAAAAACTGCGGGTGCATCCCAGAGAGCTTAGTGGAAAATGCGGCGAATGCCGGTATATCAATATCTGTAACGGAGGTTCGCGAAGCCGTGCCTATGCCATCTATGGGGACATGTGGGCAGAAGACCCTTCCTGTTATTTGACCGAAGATCAAATAGCGATTGAAGATTGA
- a CDS encoding c-type cytochrome: MQKISILFFVTILLNSPLCAKSGKKVFETYCWGCHHQTAVAFGPPFEEIASKRSAEEIQAMITDPASVSKHFGYKRNAMPAFTLKPDELKAITEYILSFKPAKNNSIKKESK, encoded by the coding sequence ATGCAAAAAATATCTATACTTTTTTTTGTGACCATACTACTTAACTCTCCGCTTTGTGCAAAAAGCGGCAAAAAAGTGTTTGAGACTTACTGCTGGGGATGCCATCATCAGACCGCAGTGGCTTTCGGACCGCCTTTTGAAGAGATCGCATCCAAACGTTCCGCAGAAGAGATACAAGCGATGATCACCGACCCGGCTTCGGTTTCAAAACATTTCGGCTACAAAAGAAATGCCATGCCTGCATTTACGCTCAAGCCGGATGAACTCAAGGCGATCACGGAGTACATCCTTTCATTCAAACCTGCAAAAAACAACTCCATCAAAAAAGAGAGCAAATAA